The sequence below is a genomic window from Falco rusticolus isolate bFalRus1 chromosome 8, bFalRus1.pri, whole genome shotgun sequence.
CGCGCACCGGGCTCCCTCTGCCGCCAGCCTGAAGCCCTTCCCCACAGCTCTGAGCCGAGGGAGCCCGCTGCCAGGTGTCCAGAGCACCATCAGGTGCCTCCGGGGCTGccgtcctcctcctccacagGGTTTATGAATGTGAGTACAGAGAAACGAGAGGTGAAAGCGGCCTGTGGCTGTGGTCACCGAACCGCACCATGCTCAAGCATGGAAGGTTGTTCCTCGAGGAGTGCCACGCACCTCCAGGAACACAGTGCATCGCCCACAACCCATGCCACAGGGAAAGGAAGGCAGACAGAAGCTAAGAAGAGACTCgtccccctccctcctctcaaaacagaaagtgaaacaACCCCTTCAACACCCACCAGGTGTGTGTGCAGAACTGGCCTCCAGCATGGCCCCAGGCAGCCAACTGGCAGGGGCAAGGAGCCAggctggtgtccccagagcACCCTGCTCTTCCTCATCCCTCACAGGGCCAGGTGGCAGAGGCGCATGGGCTCTATGTTGTCCCACCCATCACTGAAGCAGGTGCTGAAGAAGGGGCAGTACCTCTCTGCAGAGACCTGGTGGAAGGTGAAGAGGTGGGACATGTCCCTGGCATCAAAGAAGGTGACAGTGCCCTCCTGGCAATCCAGGAAGACCCCCACTTTCCgggggggctggcggggagTCAGGCGCACcgagggggtggtggtggcccAGTATTCATTCTTGTTCCGCAGGCGAAGCGTCCAGTAGCCATTCTCCGGGCACAGCTTGACCTTTGCCGCCCGGTCCACAGCCTCATTGGCCACCCCCAGGTCCCACTTGGTTTTGCTGCCCACCCAAACCTCCCAGTAGTGCTGGCCGCTGTCAAAGGTCTGCAAGCCCAGGACATTGACACACTGAAGGAAGCgccgggggctgctggggacaggcagggctcGATTCCTCTCTGTCACTGCTGTCAGGTCTCTGGAGAACACCAGGTTGGGGTGGGCTGACTCAGTATCAAAGGTGAGCggggcaggagctgtggagACATCAAGCACAGCATTTTACTGCTTGCATATGCCCTCTGCAGAGCATCTCTGGCTCTTCCACCATCCAGCACGCCCATCCCTCACACCAGTCTGCTCACCGGGGTGGATAGACTGCAGCATCTGTCTCCAGAACATGTACTGCAAGGGGCCGCTGTGGCTGTCCCTGTAGTGCTGCAGGCTGAAGGCAGGCTGGGTCTCAACGCGCACCGAGGGCCTGGGGCAGAGAAAGCGGCAGTCAACCCCTCTGCTGTGCTACTAGTGAGGCATGTAGGAAGAGCCTGGTCAGGAC
It includes:
- the LOC119152792 gene encoding zinc-binding protein A33-like isoform X3 is translated as MASWSQDRSLREDLTCAICCQLFSEPVMLDCMHHFCKACIQGYWESCAHVPSCPQCRREFPSQGFRTHYLLSGLVEKVRRCGFAEHQHKMRKHLADALQARQKEMEKFLERKHATQEAINGLTKVSGELNLKIRAEFACLRQILEEKERAVLAELGEKEEQSLAQLHRDVHLLEEGISVLQRDIERIEQSLSKVEEVSLLEVESLNIRPSVRVETQPAFSLQHYRDSHSGPLQYMFWRQMLQSIHPAPAPLTFDTESAHPNLVFSRDLTAVTERNRALPVPSSPRRFLQCVNVLGLQTFDSGQHYWEVWVGSKTKWDLGVANEAVDRAAKVKLCPENGYWTLRLRNKNEYWATTTPSVRLTPRQPPRKVGVFLDCQEGTVTFFDARDMSHLFTFHQVSAERYCPFFSTCFSDGWDNIEPMRLCHLAL